From the Lolium rigidum isolate FL_2022 chromosome 2, APGP_CSIRO_Lrig_0.1, whole genome shotgun sequence genome, one window contains:
- the LOC124692323 gene encoding uncharacterized protein LOC124692323 → MAMMSRTRDLLMEGFEGFVRDGSFKWPVPRRAGDDDDDPGRSPSSGKSASVAGLSPMASVVVSRCSRILDVTIEDMIYDFDMQASDSIKHQRNYARNFLEYCCFRALAQVSQVAGYLADKSLRRLTFDMMLAWEVPSSSGQLTVKVEVDSTVSLEAFSRIAPAIPTIADVVTSSNLFDALSSTSGGRLPFPVYDKYLAGLDRAIKKMKAQSESSLLSGLRSQRGERVLEVDGTLTTQPVLEHVGISTWPGRLTLTDHALYFEAVKVVTFDKPKGYELAEDLKQVVKPELTGPWGSRLFDKAVMYKSTTLTEPVIIEFPELAGHSRRDYWLAIISEVLYVHRFLRKFDINGVDKEEIILKASLGILRLQAIEELAFPVSSRYESLLMFNLCDKLPGGDVILETLASAISSRSSAQVNKPGLNIGMRSMSALAVLSNLGVVSPGNNSERLSVGEIVVGEMSSLQKAVTESMNNYKKVELAQATVDGVKVDGLDTNLVVMKELLSPVSELWRFLVSLALWDEPLKSLVFCLLSSFIIIRGWVVYFVVMVLLLSAAFMLLTRLTSQGKPMTEVKVSSPPSMNTMEQLLAVQNAISKVEELVQDANIVLLKIRALLLAFPSQATDKAILALLMMALCLAFLPTRLLVLAMFLEVFTNNSPLRRASTERCTRRLREWWFSIPAAPVVVEKDNKEDKKTR, encoded by the exons ATGGCGATGATGAGCCGGACGCGGGATCTGCTCATGGAGGGTTTCGAGGGGTTCGTCCGGGACGGGTCGTTCAAGTGGCCCGTCCCCCGTCGCGcgggggacgacgacgacgaccccggCCGCTCTCCCTCCTCCGGCAAGAGCGCGTCAGTAGCCGGTCTCTCCCCCATGGCCAGCGTCGTCGTCTCTCGCTGCTCCCG AATTCTCGACGTTACCATTGAAGACATGATatatgactttgatatgcaagcaTCTGATTCCATAAAGCACCAAAGGAACTATGCAAGAAACTTTTTGGAGTATTGCTGCTTTAGGGCACTTGCACAGGTCTCACAAGTTGCCGGGTATCTTGCTGACAAAAGCCTCCGCCGCTTGACATTTGATATGATGTTAGCTTGGGAAGTTCCCTCTTCTTCAGGCCAGCTCACTGTTAAG GTTGAGGTTGATAGCACAGTAAGTTTAGAGGCTTTCTCAAGAATAGCACCTGCCATACCAACAATCGCTGATGTAGTAACTTCTTCAAACCTCTTTGATGCGCTGTCATCAACAAGTGGAGGGCGTCTTCCATTTCCTGTATATGATAAGTATCTTGCAGGATTGGACAG AGCTATTAAAAAAATGAAGGCGCAATCTGAGTCATCGCTTCTATCGGGTCTTCGATCTCAGAGAGGGGAAAGGGTTCTAGAAGTAGATGGCACATTGACAACACAACCAGTACTTGAGCATGTTGGGATTTCAACATGGCCAG GAAGATTGACACTTACCGATCATGCTCTTTACTTTGAAGCTGTTAAGGTTGTGACATTCGATAAGCCCAAAGGCTATGAACTTGCAGAAGATTTAAAGCAGGTTGTTAAACCGGAGCTGACTGGCCCATGGGGTTCACGGCTATTTGATAAAGCTGTTATGTACAAGTCGACCACCTT AACAGAACCAGTTATCATAGAATTTCCAGAGCTGGCTGGCCACTCTCGCCGTGATTACTGGTTGGCCATCATATCAGAAGTTCTTTATGTCCACAGATTTCTTAGGAAGTTCGACATAAATGGAGTTGATAAAGAGGAAATAATCCTGAAGGCCTCGCTTGGCATCTTGCGGTTACAAGCCATTGAGGAATTGGCCTTTCCAGTTTCCAGTCGATATGAATCTCTTTTGATGTTCAATCTTTGTGACAAACTTCCTGGAGGAGATGTAATACTTGAAACACTAGCCAGTgctatatcatcaagaagttcagCTCAAGTCAACAAACCAGGCTTGAACATTGGAATGCGTTCTATGTCTGCCTTGGCTGTCCTGTCAAATCTGGGCGTGGTATCACCAGGTAATAATAGTGAGAGACTCTCTGTTGGTGAGATAGTCGTTGGGGAAATGAGTTCCTTGCAGAAGGCAGTTACTGAGTCaatgaacaactacaagaaggttgAATTGGCACAAGCCACAGTTGATGGAGTCAAAGTTGACGGGCTTGATACCAATTTGGTAGTGATGAAG GAATTGTTATCTCCGGTAAGTGAGCTATGGAGGTTTTTGGTATCGCTGGCATTATGGGATGAGCCTCTGAAGtcattggtcttttgcttgctatCTTCTTTTATTATCATCAG GGGATGGGTAGTCTATTTTGTTGTTATGGTCCTATTGTTATCAGCAGCCTTCATGCTCCTGACAAGACTAACTAGTCAAGGAAAGCCTATGACTGAGGTCAAGGTGTCATCTCCTCCTTCAATGAACACAATGGAGCAGCTATTAGCTGTTCAAAATGCCATTTCCAAAGTTGAAGAGCTTGTCCAGGATGCAAATATTGTTCTTCTGAAGATAAGAGCCTTACTGCTGGCTTTTCCATCTCAG GCTACTGATAAAGCTATCCTTGCTCTGTTGATGATGGCTCTATGCCTTGCTTTCCTGCCCACAAGATTGCTTGTCCTGGCCATGTTTCTGGAGGTGTTCACGAACAATTCCCCACTAAGGAGAGCAAGCACAGAGAGGTGCACCAGAAGGTTGAGAGAGTGGTGGTTCAGCATACCTGCAGCTCCAGTAGTGGTCGAGAAGGATAATAAAGAAGATAAGAAAACAAGATGA